A single window of Hyla sarda isolate aHylSar1 chromosome 2, aHylSar1.hap1, whole genome shotgun sequence DNA harbors:
- the PCDH20 gene encoding protocadherin-20 codes for MTAVSLGLNYQGNERITQHTGGLSWLLKPFNLDMGQQASPTRTNLCHVQHFMFLCLIVPLTGPAVSSASYSTASELLYMLHEGLPKGILIGNIVRDLQLGLFTDPPLSFSLASKGLSGKYVTLDNSTGELYTSAEELDREALCPQNPGVQDCVLLLDIIILPQEFFKLIKVKIAILDVNDNAPVFPVAQIYITVPENAPVNTRLVIEHPAYDPDGGLNGVQTYRLVDYYGVFTLDVEENEIGERTPYLIIMGTLDREVKSEYKTIIIAEDGGNPPLVGSATLSILISDVNDNCPQFSESTINVTIPGNSSVGTKVTKLRAVDIDLGNNAIITYSYSERVPQSSKELFYLDENTGVIKLFKKIDGSTIQQHKLTILANGAGCIPAVMNVLIFIIKVALRPPEILPRYIANEEKGIVFLKELEPINSPIAFFTIKDPDGKYKVNCYLEGEGPFRLNAYKTYTNEYLLETTNTLDYETKQIYNISVVALSVDGSKVRKPLQVYILDENDNAPVFTQPTIEVTIEENNQVNAFLAKLHATDADSGERGQVLYYLGPDAPAYFSLDKQTGILTVTTMLDREEKEKYRFTVKARDIGQPPRESVATVHITVLDKNDNSPRFISKDFSFFVPENFPGFGEIGVISVTDADSGQNGWVALSIVNGSDIFVIDTGKGLLRAKVSLDREQQSSYTLWVEATDGGDPTLSSTAKITILLLDVNDNPPLVLFPQSNMSYLLVLPSTVPGSPVTEVYAVDKDTGMNAVIAYSIIGRRGPKPEYFRIDSKTGNITLEEALMRDDYGLYRLLVKVTDHGYPEPLFSTVMVNLFVNDTVSNESYIESLLRKDPDINIEEKEPHIAIEPTHKKMEADSCVPTLVTLSIFCLGSVILVTLMAMYICLRKGKKDHRINENMEVQIPLNGKIDFHLLDKKPIDISNI; via the exons ATGACTGCAGTTTCATTGGGATTAAACTACCAAGGGAATGAAAGGATCACACAGCACACAGGAGGACTGAGCTGGCTTCTAAAGCCTTTTAACCTGGATATGGGGCAACAAGCCAGTCCAACCAGGACCAATCTATGTCATGTACAG CATTTTATGTTCCTGTGTCTAATTGTTCCCTTAACCGGACCTGCAGTTAGTTCAGCAAGTTACAGCACAGCTTCTGAATTGCTATACATGCTGCATGAAGGTTTACCCAAAGGGATTCTTATTGGAAACATTGTGCGTGATCTGCAGCTGGGTCTTTTTACTGACCCCCCTCTTTCATTCAGCCTGGCATCCAAAGGGCTAAGTGGGAAGTATGTGACACTTGATAACAGCACGGGGGAGCTGTACACATCAGCAGAGGAGTTGGACAGAGAAGCTCTTTGCCCGCAGAACCCTGGTGTTCAGGACTGCGTCCTCCTTCTTGACATTATTATTTTGCCACAGGAATTTTTCAAGCTTATTAAAGTAAAGATTGCCATCCTCGATGTGAATGATAATGCTCCTGTATTTCCAGTGGCACAGATTTATATTACTGTCCCAGAGAATGCTCCTGTTAATACCAGACTGGTTATAGAGCATCCTGCTTATGACCCCGATGGAGGACTGAATGGGGTCCAGACCTACAGGTTAGTGGACTACTATGGTGTTTTTACATTAGATGTGGAAGAGAATGAGATTGGGGAAAGGACACCTTACCTTATAATAATGGGGACCTTGGACAGAGAAGTCAAATCTGAGTACAAGACGATAATTATTGCTGAAGATGGCGGCAACCCACCCCTTGTAGGATCTGCCACACTTTCTATTCTCATTAGCGATGTCAATGATAATTGTCCACAGTTCAGTGAATCTACTATTAACGTGACTATTCCTGGAAACTCAAGTGTTGGTACAAAGGTAACCAAGCTGCGAGCTGTGGACATTGATCTAGGCAACAATGCAATAATAACATACTCTTACAGTGAACGTGTTCCGCAGTCCTCAAAAGAACTTTTTTACTTGGACGAAAATACAGGAGTAATAAAGCTTTTCAAAAAGATAGATGGCAGCACTATTCAACAACATAAATTGACTATACTTGCCAATGGCGCAGGCTGCATTCCAGCTGTTATGAATgtgcttatttttattattaaagtgGCGCTCCGGCCACCTGAAATTTTACCTCGCTACATTGCAAATGAAGAAAAAGGTATTGTCTTTTTGAAAGAGTTAGAACCTATTAATTCTCCTATTGCATTTTTTACTATCAAAGATCCTGATGGCAAATACAAGGTGAATTGTTATTTAGAAGGAGAAGGACCATTCCGACTTAATGCatacaaaacttatacaaatGAATATTTGCTTGAGACTACAAATACTTTAGattatgaaacaaaacaaatatataatatTTCAGTAGTTGCACTCAGTGTGGATGGGTCAAAAGTTAGGAAACCTTTACAAGTGTACATATTGGATGAGAATGACAATGCCCCTGTTTTTACACAACCCACTATTGAAGTTACTATAGAAGAAAACAACCAAGTAAATGCATTTTTGGCTAAACTACATGCTACTGATGCCGACAGTGGAGAAAGGGGTCAAGTTTTGTACTATTTGGGACCCGATGCACCTGCTTATTTTTCCCTTGATAAACAAACAGGAATTCTTACAGTTACAACTATGCTGGATcgagaggaaaaagaaaaatacaggTTCACAGTCAAAGCAAGAGATATTGGCCAACCTCCAAGAGAGTCAGTAGCCACGGTTCATATTACAGTTCTAGACAAAAACGACAACAGCCCTCgtttcatcagcaaggattttagtttttttgttcctGAGAACTTTCCGGGCTTTGGTGAAATTGGAGTTATCAGCGTCACAGATGCTGACTCTGGACAGAATGGCTGGGTAGCCCTTTCTATAGTGAATGGAAGTGACATTTTTGTCATCGACACTGGCAAAGGCCTCCTGAGAGCAAAAGTATCACTGGATAGGGAACAACAGAGTTCTTATACCCTTTGGGTGGAAGCTACTGATGGGGGTGACCCTACTTTATCTTCTACTGCTAAAATAACCATATTGCTTCTGGATGTTAATGACAACCCCCCACTGGTGTTATTCCCACAGTCCAATATGTCATATCTTCTTGTCCTGCCTTCAACTGTGCCTGGTTCACctgttactgaagtgtatgctgtTGATAAGGACACAGGAATGAATGCAGTCATAGCCTACAGTATTATAGGAAGGAGGGGGCCTAAACCTGAATATTTTAGAATAGATTCTAAAACAGGAAACATAACGTTAGAAGAGGCCTTAATGAGGGATGACTATGGCTTATATAGGTTACTAGTGAAAGTAACCGACCATGGTTATCCGGAACCGCTCTTCTCCACAGTTATGGTCAATTTGTTTGTCAATGACACTGTAAGCAATGAGAGCTACATTGAAAGCTTGTTAAGAAAAGACCCTGATATTAatatagaagagaaggagccccacATTGCAATCGAACCTACTCATAAAAAGATGGAAGCAGATTCCTGTGTCCCTACACTGGTTACTTTGTCCATTTTCTGTTTGGGCTCTGTCATTCTGGTTACTCTAATGGCAATGTATATATGTCtgagaaaaggaaagaaagatcATAGGATAAATGAAAATATGGAAGTACAGATTCCACTTAATGGCAAAATAGATTTCCATTTACTCGATAAAAAGCCAATAGATATTTCtaacatttaa